In a single window of the Candidatus Krumholzibacteriia bacterium genome:
- a CDS encoding ABC transporter permease produces the protein MIKFRAVFLREYMERVRRKSFVIGLVLVPLFMAAVTILPAWFASRESTTQETVLILDETGSLKQGLEESLQRELPNGEARFLFLDQTGDFQGSTADLDAKILSKELDWYLEIPGNVLEEGRVAFHGRIVSNFSLLETLEGRLSSEIRKQKLAELNLDPGLYDKLKTRIHLETFQHSGKDRPSSGFESVFLGTVLFVMILYMTILSFGTMIMRSVLEDKNQRITEVILSCISPTTFFTGKILGIGAVGMTQYLAWALIALLATLSGGLAAMDLAGISLIQPLTLFFFVLFYVLGFLFFSGLFAAVGAIATTDQEAQQLMQPLIIIVIVPIVAMMYILQNPDSPVAVVMSMIPLTSPLVMFMRVSLSVPPVWQLLLSIGILLASTALVFVASARIFRVGILITGKRASLAEAWRWVREA, from the coding sequence ATGATCAAGTTCCGGGCAGTGTTTCTCCGGGAGTACATGGAGCGGGTTCGCAGGAAGTCTTTCGTCATAGGTCTGGTTCTTGTGCCCCTTTTCATGGCGGCAGTGACCATTCTCCCGGCCTGGTTTGCCAGTCGGGAATCGACGACTCAGGAAACGGTACTGATTCTCGATGAGACCGGTTCTCTGAAGCAGGGCTTGGAGGAGTCGCTTCAAAGAGAGTTGCCCAATGGAGAAGCTCGTTTTCTCTTTCTTGACCAGACAGGGGACTTTCAGGGAAGCACCGCTGATCTGGATGCGAAAATCCTGTCCAAGGAACTGGACTGGTATCTGGAGATCCCCGGTAATGTCCTGGAAGAGGGCCGGGTTGCCTTTCACGGCAGGATCGTGAGCAATTTCTCCCTGCTGGAGACTCTGGAAGGACGACTTTCCTCGGAAATCCGCAAGCAAAAACTCGCAGAGCTGAATCTGGATCCCGGTCTCTATGACAAGCTGAAGACCCGGATTCATCTGGAGACTTTTCAGCATTCCGGGAAGGACAGACCTTCCTCCGGTTTCGAAAGCGTCTTTCTGGGGACCGTTCTATTCGTGATGATTCTCTACATGACCATTCTCAGCTTCGGGACCATGATCATGCGCAGTGTTCTCGAAGACAAGAACCAGAGAATCACCGAAGTTATCCTGTCCTGCATTTCCCCGACGACATTCTTCACGGGGAAGATTCTCGGTATTGGAGCGGTGGGGATGACCCAGTACCTTGCCTGGGCACTCATTGCTCTTCTCGCCACCCTGTCCGGCGGACTGGCCGCCATGGACCTCGCCGGGATTTCCCTGATCCAGCCCCTGACTCTCTTTTTCTTTGTCCTTTTCTATGTTCTCGGCTTCCTTTTCTTCTCGGGTCTTTTTGCTGCGGTAGGGGCCATCGCAACGACGGACCAGGAAGCCCAGCAGTTGATGCAGCCTCTGATCATCATCGTGATTGTTCCGATCGTGGCCATGATGTACATCCTGCAGAATCCGGATTCTCCGGTTGCCGTGGTCATGAGCATGATTCCCCTGACATCCCCTCTGGTGATGTTCATGAGGGTCAGCCTTTCTGTTCCTCCGGTTTGGCAACTTTTGCTTTCGATCGGCATTCTTCTCGCATCCACCGCTCTGGTCTTTGTTGCTTCGGCCAGAATCTTCCGCGTCGGAATCCTGATCACAGGCAAGCGGGCCTCTCTGGCGGAGGCTTGGCGATGGGTGAGGGAAGCCTGA
- a CDS encoding ATP-binding cassette domain-containing protein, whose protein sequence is MIQIESISKHFGSNIAVDSLSYEFSPGKLTGFLGPNGAGKTTTIRMIMNILVPDSGRVLLEGRVMNEAARNRTAYLPEERGLYRDMKVMEHLQFFASLKGVPRRESAARAEHWLERLGLSDRSGSRIKELSKGMQQKIQFAGTLLHEPELILLDEPFSGLDPVNTESLREIILELKDEGRTVIFSTHMMEQAEQLCDEIVLIDEGKIVLSGNLSSIRESFGSVRLRIRYQGSSDVLMNDARVQSCEKTGEGSVEILLNSEAEIPAALRDWSQKLDLLSVEPVQPSLHNIFLQSVGRGVSETAGGAL, encoded by the coding sequence TTGATTCAGATTGAATCGATCAGCAAGCACTTCGGCAGCAATATTGCGGTGGACTCCCTTTCCTATGAGTTTAGCCCGGGCAAGCTGACCGGATTTCTCGGGCCGAATGGTGCGGGGAAGACGACCACGATCCGGATGATCATGAATATCCTTGTCCCCGATTCCGGGCGCGTCCTGCTGGAGGGGCGTGTCATGAACGAGGCGGCTCGCAACCGGACTGCCTACCTGCCGGAGGAGAGGGGGCTTTACCGGGACATGAAGGTTATGGAACACTTGCAGTTCTTTGCCTCTCTCAAGGGGGTTCCGCGCCGCGAGTCTGCCGCTCGTGCAGAGCACTGGCTGGAACGCCTGGGTCTTTCGGACCGTTCCGGAAGCAGGATCAAGGAACTCTCCAAGGGGATGCAACAGAAGATCCAGTTTGCCGGCACCCTTCTTCATGAACCGGAACTGATCCTGCTGGATGAACCTTTCAGCGGCCTGGATCCGGTGAATACCGAGTCCCTGAGAGAGATCATCCTGGAACTCAAGGATGAAGGACGGACCGTCATCTTCTCCACACACATGATGGAACAGGCAGAGCAGCTCTGTGACGAGATCGTCCTGATTGATGAGGGGAAGATCGTCCTTTCTGGAAATCTCTCCTCGATTCGGGAGAGCTTCGGATCGGTGAGGCTTCGGATCCGCTATCAGGGTTCTTCGGATGTTCTCATGAATGATGCACGCGTTCAATCCTGCGAGAAGACCGGTGAAGGCAGCGTGGAGATTCTTCTCAATTCGGAGGCAGAGATTCCCGCAGCCCTGAGGGACTGGAGCCAGAAACTGGATCTCCTGAGTGTGGAGCCGGTTCAGCCCAGCCTTCATAACATCTTCCTTCAGTCTGTGGGACGAGGGGTTTCTGAAACTGCGGGAGGTGCTTTATGA
- the dapF gene encoding diaminopimelate epimerase, translated as MSAHLEKMSAAGNAFWVLLDAELGEEASSALARQLCAAGSADGLILADAPDYSMRMHNPDGSSAMCGNGLRCLSLLLHEERNWPSKFELDTPSGRRSLLIAGKRVTAEMGKAADLPGRPSSMKSGIPVSLEEEVIEGWAVWTGNPHLVISCDRDLQSRVCELGPLLERHQDFPEGINSEFVRKGEDTLNVRVWERGAGETLSCGTGAVAVAASGLVSLSKGESCQVDYPGGVLEVRRDRSGYFHLAGEVVRQGQFDYPLESIPVSGISGGTLDSD; from the coding sequence ATGTCTGCTCATCTTGAAAAAATGAGTGCTGCGGGGAATGCCTTTTGGGTACTCCTCGATGCAGAACTCGGGGAAGAAGCCTCTTCTGCCCTGGCGAGGCAACTCTGCGCCGCAGGTTCTGCAGACGGACTGATTCTGGCAGACGCTCCCGACTATTCCATGCGTATGCACAACCCCGACGGAAGTTCTGCCATGTGCGGCAATGGCCTTCGCTGCCTTTCTCTTTTATTGCACGAAGAACGAAACTGGCCCTCTAAATTCGAACTGGACACGCCTTCGGGCCGGCGTTCTCTGCTCATTGCGGGCAAGAGAGTTACTGCGGAGATGGGCAAGGCCGCCGACCTTCCGGGGCGACCCTCTTCCATGAAGTCCGGGATCCCGGTTTCTCTGGAGGAGGAAGTGATCGAGGGCTGGGCAGTCTGGACCGGCAATCCCCATCTGGTGATTTCCTGCGACCGGGATCTTCAATCCCGGGTCTGCGAACTGGGTCCGCTTCTTGAGCGGCACCAGGATTTCCCGGAGGGGATCAACAGTGAGTTTGTGCGGAAGGGGGAAGACACCCTCAATGTACGGGTCTGGGAAAGGGGTGCCGGAGAAACCCTCTCCTGTGGAACCGGGGCCGTTGCGGTTGCTGCCTCGGGATTGGTCTCTCTTTCGAAGGGGGAGTCCTGTCAGGTGGACTATCCGGGAGGTGTTCTGGAAGTCCGGCGTGACCGTTCCGGGTACTTTCACCTTGCAGGCGAAGTAGTACGGCAGGGACAATTCGATTATCCTCTGGAGAGCATCCCGGTTTCCGGCATCAGTGGAGGTACTCTTGATTCAGATTGA
- a CDS encoding C25 family cysteine peptidase yields MLRYSLALLLCFAAFPALVLASDLIVDLPLSESWNPGTPEGQELHRFLSRPGTDRPHRPLIRWWWALEEGQVIESLELLPRQEEVEAGLEQSPMILPLLGEAASEQLYAEDYLLQVESPQFLHGRSFQSISLLPILVSDGKLHSLREAGLRIRFASGEDSKKPIRPLRPDFPLRERVLRSLGRHLLNPESLPLASDRAVGGSGFPTEAPSLEGSTVEMVIVTVDSLADLCQVYANSRSGWGVPTVVRTVEWMEGRYPMGSDRAEMIRNFVKDAYEKWSIRFLLIVGDVEVMPVRHAFSTFFADDRLVPTDLYFSCLDGSWNGDQDSHWCEPGGGSVVGDEADLLPEIATGRIPSGNREECELHLQKAMDSQNCVVPDYQNSLLFLGEVLFPKDWNLGDTIYSDGAAYCESVTVNATDASHDLTRLYENYYEFPGSSELSRSASIAALNAGPSVVLHNGHGGRQAMSVGDASINSNDVDHLTNGQETFLLYMVNCNAAAFEYNSLAENFLQNPQGGAHAVIGSTNETYSNICMKYQNEFFYTLYDDPSLSLGELYVGSLNAFHFGTSSNSVYRWTHQTLTLLGDPSSWVFYDLPDPISVSHPSSYEAGSGPLTVSVSSVSGDPWPGARVCLQKGTEDYQVVYSDGNGDASFDPAMETSGVYQIHVDARKANSWAGMLFATLPSSASWLSIGSVQVDDTDDGVVDGNGNGIAERGETFRILMDLQNQGDTLAGNVTATLSSVHPELTVLAGSDVFQDIPASSSASGQMGYLVQVGEIPDDEILPFDLTISHDAGILEDDFFLEAASPLLGLFRSEIDDTASGNGNGEIEVGESVSLLIHLENRGRGIAPSVQASIEAPDTSSLQILQPISSLGDLPALSTDLGPAGFEILRLNANEPTLRLLLQDQRGRTDTLSLDLQRPLPLASSPEFDYRQNASEILVNWEMPEGEELLGFRLERADEEAGPYAEVTPDWAPSASYLDQGLSPFTGYWYRVLPISSSCLSASPSPAGKVTTNPAMKSGWPREMASETAGTPALVDIDGDGSLEIFAGADDVYGFYANAEEIFDGDADPYTTGPISSAGDKYFCAMSAGDLITGGAEELVGGSWNSQEVYVWEFVTEGDSVVAEVAPGWPQSVPSVTGIWASPSMGDVDGDGDLEIFTVDISGTLMAWHHDGTEVLDGDENPSTQGIFDSGLGPWSRSTPNFADIDGNGDMEIIVAGGLGVIYAYDSDGSQMPGFPVNLGASIYSSTSIADIDGDGSLEIAIAAKNDSLYVLEHDGTHYAGWPIYMKNHQYSYWMAPSIAFGDITGDHRPEMFITSFGHDLITRAGWMDRLGNWMPGWPVETVNPGQSSPVIGDLDGDGDLEAILANESGVIEAWHHDASAAEGFPIHLGDAVIGTPTLADVDGDGYLDMVLAGWDKFLYVWEFPTEYNSTNNPWYTFLHDQMRSGNEETLDWVIGVDVGVEDIAPANLVRLDANWPNPFNPETRIRFTLHGEQDSNVRLSIHDVQGRRIALLVDGKLPPGVYERNWQGRDDLGHSLSSGVYFARLRVGDRVETRKMTLLK; encoded by the coding sequence ATGCTTCGCTACTCACTTGCCCTGCTTCTCTGTTTCGCCGCATTTCCCGCTTTGGTTCTCGCCTCGGACCTCATCGTGGACCTTCCCCTTTCAGAAAGCTGGAACCCGGGAACTCCTGAAGGGCAGGAACTTCATCGCTTTTTGTCCCGGCCCGGGACGGACCGCCCTCATCGCCCCCTGATTCGCTGGTGGTGGGCTCTTGAAGAAGGGCAGGTCATCGAGTCTCTGGAACTGCTCCCCCGTCAGGAAGAGGTGGAGGCGGGCCTGGAGCAGAGTCCCATGATTCTTCCCCTTCTGGGGGAGGCCGCATCGGAGCAGCTCTACGCAGAGGACTACCTCCTTCAGGTGGAGAGCCCCCAGTTTCTTCACGGTCGCAGCTTCCAGTCCATTTCTCTTCTTCCTATCCTTGTAAGTGACGGGAAACTCCATTCCCTTCGTGAAGCGGGCCTGAGGATCCGTTTTGCTTCCGGTGAAGATTCGAAGAAGCCGATCCGCCCCCTGCGCCCGGACTTTCCTCTCCGGGAGAGAGTCCTTCGTAGCCTTGGTCGCCATCTCCTGAATCCCGAAAGTCTGCCCCTTGCTTCCGATCGCGCTGTCGGCGGGAGCGGTTTCCCCACGGAGGCTCCTTCTCTTGAAGGCAGCACGGTGGAAATGGTCATCGTGACCGTGGATTCTCTGGCGGATCTTTGCCAGGTCTATGCAAACAGTCGCAGTGGATGGGGTGTCCCCACGGTGGTTCGCACGGTGGAGTGGATGGAGGGTCGCTACCCCATGGGAAGTGACCGGGCCGAGATGATCCGGAACTTCGTGAAGGATGCTTACGAGAAGTGGTCCATTCGATTTTTGCTGATTGTGGGAGATGTGGAAGTCATGCCGGTGCGCCATGCCTTCAGCACCTTCTTTGCCGATGATCGACTCGTCCCAACAGACCTCTATTTCTCCTGCCTCGACGGTTCCTGGAACGGGGACCAGGATTCCCACTGGTGCGAACCGGGGGGGGGGAGTGTCGTGGGTGATGAGGCAGACCTTCTGCCCGAAATTGCCACAGGACGGATTCCTTCCGGGAATCGGGAGGAGTGCGAGCTCCATCTTCAGAAGGCCATGGATTCCCAAAATTGCGTCGTTCCCGATTACCAGAACTCCCTTCTTTTTCTGGGAGAGGTACTCTTCCCCAAGGACTGGAATCTCGGAGACACGATCTACTCTGATGGCGCGGCCTACTGCGAGTCGGTGACCGTCAATGCGACGGATGCCAGCCATGACCTGACCCGGCTCTATGAAAACTACTACGAGTTCCCTGGCTCTTCGGAACTGTCCCGTTCCGCCTCGATTGCCGCATTGAATGCCGGCCCTTCCGTGGTCCTGCACAATGGCCACGGAGGGCGTCAGGCGATGAGCGTGGGAGATGCGAGCATCAATTCCAATGATGTCGATCACCTGACAAATGGCCAGGAGACGTTCCTGCTCTACATGGTCAACTGTAACGCTGCTGCCTTCGAGTACAACAGCCTGGCCGAGAACTTCCTGCAGAACCCGCAGGGCGGAGCCCATGCCGTGATCGGGTCCACCAACGAAACCTACTCAAACATCTGCATGAAGTATCAGAACGAGTTCTTCTACACTCTTTACGATGATCCCTCTCTCAGTCTTGGTGAACTCTATGTGGGAAGTCTGAATGCCTTCCACTTTGGAACCTCCTCCAACTCGGTCTACCGCTGGACTCACCAGACACTGACCCTTCTCGGCGATCCCAGTTCCTGGGTTTTCTACGACCTTCCCGATCCTATCTCTGTAAGCCACCCGAGCAGCTATGAGGCGGGGAGCGGCCCCCTCACGGTTTCAGTCTCCAGTGTTTCCGGAGACCCCTGGCCGGGTGCAAGGGTCTGTCTTCAGAAGGGGACGGAGGATTATCAGGTAGTCTACAGCGACGGAAACGGGGATGCCTCCTTTGATCCTGCGATGGAAACTTCCGGGGTCTACCAGATTCATGTAGATGCGCGGAAGGCGAATTCATGGGCGGGGATGCTCTTTGCCACGCTTCCCTCTTCCGCTTCCTGGCTTAGCATTGGCAGCGTTCAGGTGGATGACACCGATGATGGAGTGGTCGATGGAAACGGAAACGGCATTGCCGAGCGAGGGGAGACCTTCCGGATCCTGATGGATCTGCAGAACCAGGGTGACACTCTGGCGGGTAATGTTACGGCGACCCTGAGCAGCGTACACCCGGAGCTGACCGTGCTCGCTGGGTCCGATGTTTTCCAGGACATTCCAGCTTCCTCTTCTGCGAGCGGGCAGATGGGTTATCTTGTGCAGGTCGGGGAGATTCCCGACGATGAGATTTTGCCCTTTGATCTCACGATCAGCCATGATGCCGGCATTCTGGAGGATGACTTCTTTCTGGAAGCCGCTTCCCCTCTTCTGGGCCTCTTCCGAAGCGAGATCGACGATACGGCCAGCGGCAATGGAAACGGTGAGATTGAGGTGGGGGAAAGTGTTTCCCTGCTGATCCATCTTGAAAACCGGGGGCGGGGCATTGCGCCTTCCGTGCAGGCCAGCATCGAGGCACCGGACACCAGCAGTCTGCAGATTCTCCAGCCGATTTCATCTCTCGGAGACCTGCCGGCACTTTCCACCGATCTTGGCCCTGCCGGTTTTGAGATTCTGCGACTCAATGCGAATGAACCGACTTTGCGTCTCCTCTTGCAGGACCAGCGGGGGCGCACAGACACCCTGTCTCTGGACTTGCAGCGTCCTCTGCCCCTTGCCTCTTCGCCGGAGTTTGATTACCGGCAAAATGCTTCGGAAATCCTGGTGAACTGGGAGATGCCCGAGGGGGAGGAACTGCTGGGATTCCGTCTTGAGAGAGCCGACGAGGAGGCGGGCCCTTATGCGGAAGTGACCCCGGACTGGGCGCCCTCAGCCAGCTATCTGGATCAGGGACTCAGTCCCTTTACGGGGTACTGGTATCGGGTTCTTCCGATCTCCTCATCCTGCCTCTCTGCTTCGCCATCTCCGGCCGGGAAGGTGACGACAAATCCCGCCATGAAGTCCGGCTGGCCGAGAGAGATGGCCAGCGAAACAGCCGGAACCCCCGCGCTTGTGGACATCGATGGTGATGGCAGCCTGGAGATCTTCGCTGGTGCGGATGATGTCTATGGCTTCTACGCCAATGCCGAGGAAATCTTCGATGGAGATGCAGATCCCTATACCACAGGGCCGATCAGTTCTGCGGGAGACAAGTACTTCTGCGCCATGAGCGCGGGCGACCTGATCACCGGCGGGGCAGAGGAACTTGTGGGAGGAAGCTGGAACAGTCAGGAAGTCTATGTCTGGGAGTTTGTCACGGAGGGTGACAGTGTTGTCGCAGAAGTTGCTCCCGGCTGGCCTCAGTCAGTACCCAGCGTCACGGGAATCTGGGCCAGTCCCTCCATGGGGGATGTAGACGGGGACGGGGATCTGGAAATCTTTACGGTGGACATTTCCGGTACCCTGATGGCCTGGCATCATGACGGCACGGAGGTTCTGGACGGCGATGAGAATCCCTCAACGCAGGGGATCTTCGACTCCGGTCTTGGGCCCTGGTCCCGTTCTACTCCCAACTTTGCAGATATCGATGGTAACGGGGACATGGAGATCATCGTCGCCGGTGGGCTGGGTGTCATCTATGCCTACGATTCCGATGGAAGCCAGATGCCCGGTTTCCCCGTGAACCTCGGCGCGTCCATCTATTCGAGTACGAGCATTGCCGACATCGATGGCGATGGGAGTTTGGAGATTGCGATTGCCGCCAAGAACGACTCGCTCTATGTACTTGAACACGATGGAACGCACTACGCCGGTTGGCCGATCTACATGAAGAACCACCAGTATTCCTACTGGATGGCCCCGAGCATTGCCTTTGGAGATATCACCGGAGATCATCGCCCGGAGATGTTTATCACCAGCTTCGGCCATGATCTCATTACCCGGGCTGGCTGGATGGATCGTTTAGGAAACTGGATGCCCGGCTGGCCCGTGGAGACCGTCAATCCCGGCCAGTCCTCTCCCGTCATTGGTGATCTGGACGGGGACGGGGATCTGGAAGCCATCCTCGCTAATGAGTCGGGTGTGATCGAAGCCTGGCACCACGATGCCAGCGCCGCCGAGGGTTTCCCCATCCATCTGGGAGATGCTGTTATCGGGACTCCCACGCTCGCCGATGTGGACGGTGACGGATACCTGGACATGGTTCTCGCAGGCTGGGACAAGTTCCTCTATGTTTGGGAATTTCCCACGGAGTACAATTCCACGAACAATCCCTGGTACACCTTCCTCCACGATCAGATGAGAAGCGGGAATGAGGAAACTCTCGACTGGGTCATCGGGGTGGATGTGGGTGTGGAGGACATTGCCCCTGCGAATCTGGTTCGCCTCGATGCCAACTGGCCCAATCCCTTCAACCCGGAAACCCGCATTCGTTTCACTCTTCATGGGGAGCAGGACAGCAATGTGCGTCTTTCCATTCATGATGTGCAGGGAAGACGGATTGCGCTCCTGGTAGACGGCAAACTTCCGCCGGGTGTCTATGAAAGGAACTGGCAGGGGCGAGATGATCTCGGCCATTCCCTGTCCAGCGGAGTGTATTTCGCGCGTCTGAGGGTGGGAGATCGAGTGGAAACGAGAAAGATGACGCTACTTAAATAA
- a CDS encoding rhomboid family intramembrane serine protease, with product MHGQGNRKSSSLPFADSPYPWVMRLVTLNVLAFLLQLVFQNSPLGNMVTQLLILHPPLVAKGMIWQLLSYMFIHGGLMHILFNMFLLWMMGREVEVVLGSRAFLRLYFFSGLVAGLFSMTMWNASILGASGAVLGILAAYGRLFPDRIILAFMVIPMRVKYFIWFIAVLDLYGAIQGTGNIAHLAHIGGLLTGLVMMKMGWHRKSILGIEERRRQREISKQKTDRNRVNAILDKVNREGIHSLTRNEKAFLESMRKRH from the coding sequence ATGCACGGACAAGGAAACAGAAAGTCTTCATCCCTTCCCTTTGCCGACTCTCCCTATCCCTGGGTGATGCGCCTGGTAACGCTGAATGTGCTGGCCTTCCTGCTGCAGCTGGTCTTCCAGAACAGCCCTCTCGGGAACATGGTCACCCAGCTTCTCATTCTGCACCCGCCTCTGGTCGCCAAGGGCATGATCTGGCAGTTGCTCTCCTACATGTTCATTCATGGGGGGCTCATGCACATTCTCTTCAACATGTTCCTGCTCTGGATGATGGGGCGGGAAGTGGAAGTTGTGCTTGGAAGCCGCGCCTTTCTTCGTCTGTACTTCTTCTCCGGACTGGTGGCCGGTCTCTTCAGCATGACGATGTGGAATGCGAGCATCCTCGGTGCCAGTGGTGCCGTTCTTGGCATTCTGGCTGCCTATGGCCGTCTCTTCCCCGACAGGATAATTCTCGCCTTTATGGTGATCCCGATGCGAGTGAAATACTTCATCTGGTTCATTGCTGTGCTGGATCTCTACGGTGCGATTCAGGGAACCGGGAACATTGCCCATCTTGCCCATATCGGAGGACTGCTCACCGGGCTTGTGATGATGAAAATGGGTTGGCATCGAAAAAGCATCCTGGGAATTGAGGAGCGGAGGAGGCAGAGGGAAATCTCGAAACAGAAAACGGATCGAAATCGGGTCAATGCCATCCTCGACAAGGTAAATCGGGAAGGGATTCATTCCCTGACTCGCAACGAGAAGGCTTTTCTGGAAAGCATGCGAAAGCGCCACTGA
- a CDS encoding amidohydrolase family protein, protein MKEALDKNLPGQILLEGLNIRDGEGALHRQSSIGISGERFVSDESSAALRLNLRGWTLLPGLCDAHLHLFHEADRNCSVDLSGLSSRDELWKRLEEAEGDAPLLGMSWDESEWEDSRFPRREELDRRFPGREIALVRICGHAAVGSTAALQRCSLLDSESASGLLLERDAYAIRRVFAAGEERLLHEAGKLGAEMASEGITHLTEMGASRLHERVGSLPDDFPLEIDYYLPVSAGKELPEATHAPLPHRFLGYKFFLDGSLGARSAALRSEYREGGRGQLLWERDALRKRCDEIFRRGQGVSFHAIGDRAIDQALDILEDLSAPQASARIEHLEMANPKQMERIARLGVGACLQPNFMDRWGRPGGLYEQRFGKDFQSLFPAPGAFRKRGLQPAYGTDGMPRDLWAAMRAAVDPSLFGEEADHPAQALSAVSFDAARLVSADGERGSVRPGKSADFFLVAEDPLLQDFARSLSSAMTVRAGQVTHFHEGSS, encoded by the coding sequence TTGAAAGAAGCACTGGATAAGAACCTTCCTGGGCAGATCCTTCTCGAGGGCCTGAACATCCGGGACGGCGAGGGTGCGTTGCATCGCCAATCCTCGATCGGAATCTCCGGAGAGCGTTTTGTGTCGGATGAGTCCTCAGCGGCGCTTCGCCTGAACCTGCGGGGTTGGACACTTTTGCCCGGTCTCTGCGATGCCCACCTTCATCTCTTCCACGAGGCCGACAGAAATTGCTCGGTCGATCTCTCCGGGCTTTCCTCCCGCGACGAACTCTGGAAGAGACTGGAAGAAGCAGAGGGGGATGCCCCGCTGCTGGGGATGAGCTGGGATGAGAGTGAGTGGGAGGATTCCCGATTCCCCCGTCGCGAAGAACTGGACCGGCGTTTCCCGGGGCGCGAAATCGCACTGGTTCGCATCTGTGGCCATGCGGCCGTCGGCTCCACAGCCGCCCTTCAGCGTTGCTCCCTTCTGGATTCCGAAAGTGCTTCCGGTCTTCTGCTGGAAAGGGATGCCTATGCCATCCGTCGAGTCTTCGCAGCGGGAGAGGAGCGCCTGCTTCATGAAGCCGGCAAACTGGGCGCGGAAATGGCATCGGAGGGGATTACTCATCTGACAGAAATGGGAGCTTCCCGTCTTCATGAAAGAGTGGGAAGTCTTCCCGACGATTTCCCGCTGGAGATTGACTACTACCTTCCTGTTTCTGCGGGGAAGGAACTTCCCGAAGCTACTCACGCCCCGCTTCCGCACCGCTTTCTCGGCTACAAGTTCTTCCTCGACGGATCTCTCGGGGCAAGGAGCGCCGCTCTTCGCTCTGAGTATCGGGAAGGGGGACGAGGGCAGCTTCTATGGGAGAGGGATGCTCTGCGGAAACGATGTGATGAGATCTTCCGGCGGGGACAGGGAGTTTCCTTTCATGCCATCGGGGATCGTGCCATTGATCAGGCGCTGGATATTTTGGAGGATCTCTCCGCTCCGCAGGCTTCCGCCAGAATCGAACATCTGGAGATGGCAAACCCGAAGCAGATGGAGAGGATTGCCCGTCTCGGAGTCGGAGCCTGCCTGCAACCCAATTTCATGGATCGCTGGGGTCGTCCCGGGGGCCTGTATGAGCAGCGTTTCGGGAAAGACTTCCAGTCTCTCTTTCCGGCTCCGGGTGCCTTCCGCAAACGGGGGCTTCAGCCTGCCTATGGAACCGACGGGATGCCCCGGGACCTCTGGGCTGCCATGAGGGCGGCCGTGGACCCTTCGCTCTTTGGGGAAGAAGCAGATCATCCCGCCCAGGCCTTGTCGGCTGTGAGCTTCGATGCCGCCCGTCTTGTCTCCGCAGACGGAGAGCGGGGGAGTGTAAGACCCGGGAAGAGTGCAGACTTTTTCCTTGTCGCCGAAGACCCTCTCCTTCAGGATTTCGCTCGCTCACTTTCCAGCGCAATGACGGTTCGTGCAGGACAAGTTACCCACTTTCATGAAGGAAGCTCATGA